Within the Plectropomus leopardus isolate mb chromosome 15, YSFRI_Pleo_2.0, whole genome shotgun sequence genome, the region ACTGAACCAGATGTAGGACCAAGTAATTGTTTTGCAGGTTACAGTGAGAACGAATGTTCGAGCTTCGAGTTCTAGTAAAAATGCAAccaaatataatttcatttttgcaacagaATATGTATGTCtttgttaaaacatgtttgttataAAGAAAGTTAGCTGTTAAGCTAACATTAATGTCTTAATTTTAGCCTCAACTTACCGTTTATTGTgcaacttaaaatgttaaatgaagtTGGAAATTGTAGCCTCTCTGTCTGTAATTTTCGACCTGCACATTTTGCATACTACAATTTGCCGCATAGTTTTTGCAAGTGAAGCAATTTGTCAAACTGGCACTCAGTAAAGTAATGTTAGTTTCTGGCTGTTCTCTCTTAACTTTACTGGAAAATGTTGGATTGTTTCAGAGTTGATTCAgtatttcagtaaaataatctgtttttagTGCAAGCTACTTCCATTGTATTCGAAAGAGTACAGACATCTATCACAGAGATCTCAAAATCTACTGGCACTAAAGTTCCAATTCTtcacctctctcctcctctgaacTTCTCCCGCACTGTCAGCCATTCTCCAGTTTCCAAGTCCTCTCTGCTCCCCCTCATATCTGCCATCATCCACTCATCACTTACCACGGGAATTGTCCCCACGCTCTTCAAAACTGCAGCTGTCATCCCAATACTGAAAAAACCTGGTTCAGATCCCAACAACTTCAATAACCTCCTCCCCATTTCTAACCTTCCTTTCATCtcaaaaatacttgaaaaaataGTTGCCACTCAACTCCACTCTCATTTAACTCTAAACAGCCTTTATAAACAATTCCAGTCTGGTTTCTGCCCCCGCCATAGTACTGAAACTGTTCTCATAAAAATCACTAATGACCTCCTCATGGCAGCTGACTCCGGTTTGCTCACTATTCTCATCCTCCTTGATCTGAGTTCGGCCCTTTGGTACTATTTCTCACACCATCCTCCTCAATAGATTATATTCCATTGGCATCACTGGCACCCCCCTGGATTGGTTTCACTCATGTCTCTCAGGCCACACTCCGTTCATCCAACTCCAGATCTCAAACCTCCCTTGTTACTTCAGGTGTGCCCCAAGGCTCTGTCCTGGGGCCCTTCCTCTTCATCACCTACCTCCTTCCCCTTGGcaatattttctgcaaattcAATATCCATTTCCACTGCTTTGCGGATGACACCCAGCTCTACCTATCCAGTAAACCAAATTCCTCACTTCCACCCTCTGCCCTCATCAACTGCTTATCTGAAATAAAATCCTGGTTCAGCTCAAACTTCCTTAAACGTAACAGTGACAAAACAGAAATCCTCCTCATTGGCACATAATCTACATCATCTAAAGTTCACAGTTTTTCCCTCACAATCGACAGCTCCTCAGTCTCCCCCTCCCCTCAGGTTAAGAGTCTGGGTGTCATCCTCGATAGATCACTATCATTTCAATCCCACATCAATAGTATTACCCAGACTGCATATTTCCATCTATGTAACGTTAATCGTGTCCGCCCCTCTCTCACCATGCATTCTACTTCTATCCTTGTTCACAGCCTCTTCACCTCCCGTATCGATTACTGTAACTCTCTCCTCTTCGGTCTCCCTCACAAATCCCTGCATAAGCTTCAACTGGTCCAGAATTCAGCCGCTTGCATCATTTCCCTCATTTCACCACATCACCCCCATCCTACAGCAACTCCACTGGCTCCCGGTTAAATTCAAAATAGAATTCGAAATCCTCCTGTATGCATTCAGGGCCATCCACAACTTCGCCCCTCCTTACCTGTCAGATCTACTCTACATTGCCATCTCCTGCCGCTCCCTtagatcctcctcctccatccatctCACTGTGCCCCCTCCTGCCTCAGCACCATGGGGAGCAGAGCTTTCAGCCGTTTTGCTCCCCAACTAGGGAACTCACTCCCACCGGATATCCGAAACATTGACTCTCTTCAAATCCAGCCTCAGAACTCACCTGCACAAAATTGCTTACTCTGTGTAATTGCATTGTTCCACTTTATACTGTGTGtagcttttatttgttgttttattgtaattgttttatatctgtaaagtgtccttgagtgctGAGAAAGGcgcttataaataaaatgtatgattaTTAAACACGCAAACAAAAACAGTCGAGCTTGATAAaagcactacagataagagtaaatacatgcatttttaatttggaggttaactgtccctttaagtggAAGCTTTTTAGTAAAACTACAATGCATTTCAAGCATGGCATCATTGTTTACTCTCTTTCTTTGCTCTGTTCTCAAGATGACTCTAAAGACTAATCTGGGGGGAAaggcagagaaagacaaaaactgatTCAGTTTAGGAGATCCAGCTTCTATCTTGACTGCCCTTCAAAACAATCTTATCAGTGAGAGTTGTGCAGTTACACTCTGCAGTAATGACTGTTTTGATGCCCCCTGGTGCACAACATAAGCATGCTTTATGAAAAGCCAAGCAGGATTTAGTCTGAACTACATTGATTATCAGCGGCTCTAGCATGAGATTCTGGCTTAGACGAATCATGCTGCTCTTACTTTATCCTGCCACTTAAAAACGAGGCACTTGGTTTCATCAAATGTATTCACCACTGATCCATGACTGTCACTACTTATGTCCTTCAAGATGTCacattgaaattaaattttcagcACCGGCTGGTGTCCTCTGACTATCTCCAGGAATGTAGAAAGCCTCACACTAACCCGTCCCTCAGGACCAGTAGCCAAAACTGGGCCATCCCAGGCTTCAGCTGGTTGGCAAACAAAGAGCGTCAGCAAACGAGACCTCAACTGTTCCCGGCCAGTGACAATGTGTGTGGTCACTGCTCCATCGTAGAGAAGGAGGCAGAGGTCACTGAGCGACTGGAGGAGGTCTGTTTTCCACTGAAGGTATGAGATCACGATGTTTACCTTTATTTTACCTGACATGGGGATGCACATGTTTGATCAGTCTCTTCACCTGCaatattcattcactgtggCTCTGCTGCATGCTGTCACTTGTTTTAGATGCATGTTTTGACACTGCTGGTGAAAAGGGTACAACTTCTAATAGGTATCACCGTGACACTTTGTCCGTTGATTACTTACATTAAGACCTTGGGGTTTTttgcataacatttttttcctgaaatgtaGAATTTCATTTGAAAAGTATTCAAATGTAATATTATCTATGtaaatttgcactttttgaaTATTCTTTCAGAGAACCAGGAGCTTTGGGCGTAAGAAATTACAAATCAGGCTATATATGACATATGAACATACCCCTATGTAAAAACCTTCAGGATATAAACAGAATTCAAATGGGAAAGTTTGGCAAATAAATGCtacagtttgagaaaaaaataatatgccTTATTATGCCCTCTATCTAATTAAATCTGtactttttacacacatttccagaacagaaatctgaacCCAAATACATAAATGTGCATTATCATTTATTTCAACTTATTTGAAAGATAATATGTTATGGAAATAAGtagtaataataaagtttattagaATAGAACATATATCAAAACCAGCATTACAAAGTGCCTTACACAtgaaatacacatttaatgTTTGACTAACCAGGCAAAGTGAAGGaatcaaaagaaattaaaacaacaatggattattttaaaaaaaacataaataaaacataaaattagaGTAATGCGAGAAGTTTGATGTCAAGAGTATTGTAAAGGATAACTTGTTGAGAATACAAAGTAGCCTATAAAGTTAAAGAATTGATGAAAGGAAAACCTATTAATAAAGATAAGTCttcaaaagtgatttaaaagaggTTATTTATTGAAGTAGCAAGCCAGACTTCCTAAGGCAGGTTGTTCCACAGCTTTGGTGCCCcggtgtgtgtgaaagtgtgaaatccaaaaaaacaagtcaaaaatagctcaaaatctcaaaattgacgagtgcatgaaaaaatagGTTTTCACCTATAATATCTTCCCCTGAATTCCTCACCCTACAACAATCTCTCACCTCACAAATGTCTCCAAAGTGAATTCAAAGTGAAGGACACCCAGCTCCACAGACGTATCTCACAGTCGGACACTATAAAAGTACTGAATCATTTCTTATCACCAGGACGGTGCAGGCAAGCTGCAGGAGAGCGACAACTTACCACGACGGTTTCGCCATCAGAGGGGTGAAACCCGAGATGGGAGGAAGGTGCAGCATCACAGAGCTCTAAATCCGGGGTCCGGTCTCCATGGAGACCCCGTCCCTAACATTAAGGTCTCCATCGCAGGGCATCTGACTTCTCCTTTGGTGACAGAGAAGACTCAGGACTCAGTCGTCTCACAAGTGCCATTAAGAGTAACTGCACGCTGTGTCTCCTCTTAAACGTCTGATCATCTCTGTGGGGTTGCATTGTGCTGTATCTATTGTGGCAAATTATTGCTTctctaatttttgtttttgctgcttcaTTCAGGCCCAAATGATATAGAGATTCTGACAAAAAATTTCCTCTTAGTTACAGATAAAAGTGTCTGGCCAGAGGGGGAGTCTGGGACTCAGCATCGCTGGTGGGAAAGGCTCCCTGCCTTACAAAGACCATGATGAGGTTAGTGAGCCAGCAGAGCTTCATCTGTTGCAACATATGTGCTTGTTTGGTTGAAGGTAATTCAAAGCAGCAGCCATGAGTGACTGAActgtaaatacacatttttaatttaaaaacagaaaaagcgTTTAGCACGTTCTCACAACTTttagcagtggtggaagacATATGCATAtcatttacttgagtaaaagcactaataccatagtgtgaaaatactctgttgcaagtaagagtcctgcattgaaaccgtcaaagtaagtataatcaggaaaatgtacgtatatattaggaaaaaataaaatacacaggattaaaagtacccaatgcagaataattgcttaaaacaaacaagacatccaaaccaaacattttaaaatcagaaaaaatgtaaaaatccacCAAACTCAtaattattttgaagaaaaaataacccaagtcaaaattagcaaaaaactaaaaattatttataaacaaatagaaaaacatcCCAACActcagaattattaaaaaacaaacaaaaaacccactcccaaactaaaaaaaataaacctatGGACCAACCCCCCAAAACCTCaaagttattttaacttttttttaaaaatggaaaaaaaaccttgaatgTTTACCATAATagctggatttttttctgtcaaatgactgattgattaatcaactaattgttgcagctgtactaaACAGTAAGATAAGTCAATTTctaacatattttataaactgttatgtttttaaGTCTTCATTTGTACTAATTAAAGCATTCACATAAATGTAgagcagtaaaaagtacaatattttccccTGAAATGTCATGGAGTAAAAATATtaagtagcatgaaaagaaaatactcaagtaaagaacAAGTACCTGAAATGTGTATCTAAATAAGTACTTGAGTGAATGTTCTTAGTTTCATTTCACCACTGACTTTAAGGCCAATGTGTTTCCTTTCAGGGCATTTTTATTTCCAGAGTAAACACAGGGGGCGCATCAGAAAAGGCGGGGGTCCATGTTGGAGACAGATTGCTGGAGGTATGGTGGGAatcatttttctcatgtttgtaATCTCTGTTCATGATTTCCTTTTCACTTACCATCAAATAAACCACCCACCATGTGAAATATTGTTGACTGAAATGTACTTTAAATTGGCTGTGAGCATATCATTGTAAAACCTGTGtacttcctgctgctgttcctCTTGTGACCAATAGAGGGCATCATAAGACCAGCAGAGGACACTCAGCTGGGACTTCTCTCAGTGATCATATTAGActgacaaacagagaaaaaaagcaaatgaaaatgtcagtcagtcagtcattttctgtaactgcttgtcctcgtaagggtcgcgggggggctggagccaatcccagctgtcatcaggcggAAGGCAGGGtgcaccctggacaggtcgccatactatcaca harbors:
- the LOC121955004 gene encoding uncharacterized protein LOC121955004, with the protein product MTVTTYVLQDVTLKLNFQHRLVSSDYLQECRKPHTNPSLRTSSQNWAIPGFSWLANKERQQTRPQLFPASDNVCGHCSIVEKEAEVTERLEEVCFPLKDGAGKLQESDNLPRRFRHQRGETRDGRKVQHHRALNPGSGLHGDPVPNIKVSIAGHLTSPLVTEKTQDSVVSQVPLRLQIKVSGQRGSLGLSIAGGKGSLPYKDHDEGIFISRVNTGGASEKAGVHVGDRLLEVNGLNMQAATHHEAVTALRNAGSCIKMKVLRERLLPRGVCDPDEPQDPQDVTGRQLCSQDGGGQRGKQPKMESAEDCLSRKIEGVVCNGNGISGLKSDLNKTLSQLETQALMKNDSLQGGKHTMTIPRIILTHPSTSDEDVELLTQIPSREPAHDSDIPDRHVHCFDSAFYPP